From the Syntrophorhabdus sp. genome, the window CGATGTCTCCCTCTTCCAGCTCCTCTGCGCTGCCCACAGGAGATCGGTCAGCGAAGGAAAAGCGATGCGGGTCAGCAACTGCTCGCCCGCGGTCTCCCGGGTCATCTCATCGGGCGGCCTTAAGCGCGATCTCGGGTGCATGCCGGAGACGCAGGACACGTGTTTCTGGCAGAGAAAAGACAGCGAGGTGACGAGATGATGGACAATCACGCACAGACTTTCATCGAGGAGGCCTTCGAGCTCCTTTCTGACCTCGAGGCGGCACTCCTGGAACTCGAGGAGAACCCCTCCGACTCGGAACTGATAGGCAGGGTGTTCCGGTCGCTCCATACGATAAAGGGATCCGGCGCCATGTTCGGTTTCGACAACGTGGCCCAGTTCACCCACACGATAGAAACGGTTTTCGACGACGTACGGGAAGGGAAGCTCCCCGTGACCGAAGAGCTCGTGAGCCTCACGCTCAAGGCCCGGGACCTCATACGTCTCATGATAGAAGCCCCCTCCGACGAAGCCTCTTTGC encodes:
- a CDS encoding STAS domain-containing protein, with amino-acid sequence MDSKVEHTENGTTLTLYGDTTIQNAVDLKGVLAREIGGGDNLTVDLAYVTDCDVSLFQLLCAAHRRSVSEGKAMRVSNCSPAVSRVISSGGLKRDLGCMPETQDTCFWQRKDSEVTR